One Saccharopolyspora erythraea NRRL 2338 genomic region harbors:
- the argG gene encoding argininosuccinate synthase, whose protein sequence is MSKVLTSLPVGQRVGIAFSGGLDTSVAVAWMRENGAVPCTYTADIGQYDESDIASIPGRAEAYGAEISRLVDCREALVEEGLAALSCGAFHIRSGGRTYFNTTPLGRAVTATLLVRAMLADDVLIWGDGSTFKGNDIERFYRYGLLANPRLRIYKPWLDTAFVGELGGRKEMSEWLQERDLPYRDSAEKAYSTDANIWGATHEAKKLEHLDTGIEIVDPIMGVPFWDDSVEIATEDVTLSFVQGRPVAINGKEFDSPVDLVHEANAVGGRHGLGMSDQIENRIIEAKSRGIYEAPGMALLFIAYERLVNAIHNEDTIASYHNEGRRLGRLMYEGRWFDPQSLMLRESLQRWVGSAVTGEVTLRLRRGEDYSILDTTGPAFSYHPDKLSMERTEDAAFGPVDRIGQLTMRNLDIADSRAKLENYAQLGLVGQAQAELVGSLQSGGAEAIASVGTHEESDAGALDRAAMESGTD, encoded by the coding sequence ATGTCCAAGGTATTGACGAGTCTGCCGGTGGGCCAGCGGGTCGGAATCGCCTTCTCCGGGGGCCTCGACACCTCCGTCGCGGTGGCCTGGATGCGCGAGAACGGCGCGGTGCCGTGCACCTACACCGCCGACATCGGGCAGTACGACGAGAGCGACATCGCCTCCATCCCCGGCCGGGCCGAGGCCTACGGCGCCGAGATCTCGCGGCTGGTGGACTGCCGCGAGGCGCTGGTCGAGGAGGGCCTGGCGGCGCTGAGCTGCGGCGCGTTCCACATCCGCTCCGGCGGCCGGACCTACTTCAACACGACCCCGCTCGGCCGGGCCGTCACCGCCACCCTGCTGGTGCGGGCGATGCTCGCCGACGACGTGCTGATCTGGGGCGACGGTTCCACGTTCAAGGGCAACGACATCGAGCGCTTCTACCGCTACGGGCTGCTGGCCAACCCGCGGCTGCGCATCTACAAGCCGTGGCTGGACACCGCCTTCGTGGGCGAGCTGGGCGGCCGCAAGGAGATGTCGGAGTGGCTGCAGGAGCGCGACCTGCCCTACCGCGACAGCGCCGAGAAGGCCTACTCCACCGACGCCAACATCTGGGGCGCCACCCACGAGGCCAAGAAGCTCGAGCACCTCGACACCGGGATCGAGATCGTGGACCCGATCATGGGCGTGCCGTTCTGGGACGACTCGGTCGAGATCGCGACCGAGGACGTCACGCTGTCGTTCGTGCAGGGCCGTCCGGTCGCGATCAACGGCAAGGAGTTCGACTCCCCCGTCGACCTCGTGCACGAGGCCAACGCCGTCGGCGGCAGGCACGGCCTGGGCATGAGCGACCAGATCGAGAACCGGATCATCGAGGCCAAGAGCCGGGGCATCTACGAGGCGCCGGGCATGGCCCTGCTGTTCATCGCCTACGAGCGGCTGGTCAACGCCATCCACAACGAGGACACCATCGCCAGCTACCACAACGAGGGACGCAGGCTGGGCAGGCTGATGTACGAGGGCCGCTGGTTCGACCCGCAGTCGCTGATGCTGCGCGAGTCGCTGCAGCGGTGGGTCGGCTCGGCGGTCACCGGTGAGGTGACGCTGCGCCTGCGCCGCGGCGAGGACTACTCGATCCTGGACACCACCGGTCCGGCGTTCTCGTACCACCCGGACAAGCTGTCGATGGAGCGCACCGAGGACGCGGCCTTCGGCCCGGTCGACCGGATCGGCCAGCTCACCATGCGCAACCTGGACATCGCCGACTCCCGGGCCAAGCTGGAGAACTACGCCCAGCTCGGCCTGGTCGGGCAGGCCCAGGCCGAGCTGGTCGGGTCGCTGCAGTCCGGCGGCGCCGAGGCGATCGCGTCGGTGGGCACGCACGAGGAGTCCGACGCAGGGGCTCTCGACCGCGCCGCGATGGAGTCCGGCACGGACTGA
- a CDS encoding nitroreductase family deazaflavin-dependent oxidoreductase: protein MPLTGEYVPSASGWVRDQVEKIESSGGTEGTTIMGRPVVVVTSVGAKSGKLRKNPVIRVEHDGAYALVASNGGADDHPVWYHNLKANPHVELQDGTEKQDMVVREVTGDEKAQWWSRATEVWPDYDDYQNKTDRVIPLFVAEPA, encoded by the coding sequence ATGCCTCTTACTGGAGAGTACGTCCCGAGCGCTTCGGGCTGGGTGCGCGATCAGGTCGAGAAGATCGAGAGCTCCGGTGGCACCGAGGGCACCACCATCATGGGTCGCCCGGTCGTCGTCGTGACCTCGGTCGGCGCCAAGTCCGGCAAGCTGCGCAAGAACCCCGTCATCCGGGTCGAGCACGACGGCGCCTACGCACTGGTCGCCTCCAACGGCGGCGCCGACGATCACCCGGTCTGGTACCACAACCTGAAGGCCAACCCGCACGTCGAGCTGCAGGACGGCACCGAGAAGCAGGACATGGTCGTCCGCGAGGTCACCGGCGACGAGAAGGCGCAGTGGTGGTCGCGGGCGACCGAAGTCTGGCCCGACTACGACGACTACCAGAACAAGACGGACCGGGTCATCCCGCTGTTCGTCGCCGAACCGGCCTGA
- a CDS encoding NPP1 family protein → MRKTPARAGFTGNRPNSSFSRRRIHFRPSLLPFPDFPRIPGASGTGRGSARRPGKLWFGTRAVVGAALLFVGLPPASALAEPPTAIPSSVAEPDGKWQPAFDYDGDGCYPTPAIGADGTVAEGLELSGAVNGNCHDKSDLDNTNSYARSKCDDQSGWCAYMYALYFEKDQAVDGSGLGGHRHDLEHVVVWVNQGEAKYVSASAHGDYATHPSSEVAWEGSHPKIVYHKDGPGTHAFRLAGEDEQPENDYGTWQYPALVSWNNFPSGVRDELVAADFGSATLALKDGTFEADLEKAKPEGVPFDTNR, encoded by the coding sequence ATGCGAAAAACGCCGGCACGCGCCGGGTTCACCGGGAACCGACCGAACTCGTCGTTCTCCCGACGACGAATCCACTTCCGCCCATCCCTCCTCCCATTCCCGGATTTCCCGCGGATTCCCGGTGCGTCCGGAACCGGACGCGGAAGCGCCCGCCGGCCGGGGAAGCTGTGGTTCGGCACCCGCGCGGTCGTCGGGGCCGCGCTGCTGTTCGTCGGGCTGCCTCCCGCGAGCGCCCTGGCGGAACCGCCGACCGCGATTCCCTCCAGCGTCGCCGAGCCCGACGGCAAGTGGCAGCCGGCGTTCGACTACGACGGGGACGGCTGCTACCCCACTCCCGCCATCGGCGCCGACGGGACGGTCGCCGAGGGCCTGGAGCTCTCCGGCGCCGTCAACGGCAACTGCCACGACAAGTCCGATCTGGACAACACCAACTCCTACGCCCGCTCGAAGTGCGACGACCAGAGCGGCTGGTGCGCCTACATGTACGCGCTGTACTTCGAGAAGGACCAGGCCGTGGACGGCAGCGGGCTGGGCGGTCACCGGCACGACCTGGAGCACGTCGTCGTGTGGGTGAACCAGGGCGAGGCGAAGTACGTGTCGGCGTCCGCGCACGGCGACTACGCCACGCACCCGAGCTCCGAGGTCGCCTGGGAAGGCAGCCACCCGAAGATCGTCTACCACAAGGACGGCCCCGGCACGCACGCGTTCCGCCTCGCGGGCGAGGACGAGCAGCCGGAGAACGACTACGGGACGTGGCAGTACCCCGCGCTGGTCAGCTGGAACAACTTCCCCTCCGGCGTCCGGGACGAGCTGGTGGCCGCCGACTTCGGCAGTGCCACCCTCGCGCTCAAGGACGGCACCTTCGAGGCTGATCTGGAGAAGGCCAAGCCGGAGGGCGTGCCCTTCGATACCAACCGGTGA
- a CDS encoding iron-siderophore ABC transporter substrate-binding protein: protein MLRQGRFAAAVLGLLMMVTSCASGGGDAPASTPGPSVDTMFGQVTVPSRPQRVVALGWSDAETALALGVQPVGASDWQGFGGNGVGPWAAGLYTQPPAQLGTTQPDYEAIAALRPDLILNTRSSGDPAQNEILSKIAPTVGPPPGTVAYGTGWREQTRLVSQALGKPELGEQRVAELDGRLRDAARTHPELAGKTVAVAAYYGNKWGAYLPGDPRVEFMTDLGMKNKPEINALANGTFYTDIAHERLSTISADLTVVFPIGADARQLRDDPVLNQIPSARAGHLLVLDDHELTMAFSSGSTLGIGYAVEHAAPRFAAALRGS from the coding sequence ATGTTGCGACAGGGCCGCTTCGCCGCCGCGGTGCTCGGCCTGCTGATGATGGTCACCTCCTGCGCGAGCGGCGGCGGTGACGCGCCGGCGAGCACGCCCGGGCCCTCGGTGGACACCATGTTCGGCCAGGTCACCGTTCCGTCTCGACCGCAGCGCGTGGTCGCTCTCGGCTGGTCCGACGCCGAGACCGCGCTCGCGCTCGGCGTGCAGCCGGTGGGCGCGAGCGACTGGCAGGGCTTCGGCGGCAACGGCGTGGGCCCGTGGGCCGCCGGCCTCTACACCCAGCCCCCGGCCCAGTTGGGCACCACGCAGCCCGACTACGAGGCGATCGCGGCGCTGCGGCCCGACCTGATCCTCAACACGCGTTCCTCGGGAGACCCCGCGCAGAACGAGATCCTGTCCAAGATCGCCCCGACCGTGGGGCCGCCGCCCGGCACCGTCGCCTACGGGACCGGATGGCGGGAGCAGACGCGGCTGGTCTCCCAGGCGCTCGGCAAGCCCGAGCTCGGCGAGCAGCGCGTCGCCGAGCTCGACGGCCGGCTGCGCGACGCGGCCCGGACCCACCCCGAACTGGCCGGCAAGACGGTGGCCGTGGCCGCCTACTACGGCAACAAGTGGGGCGCGTACCTGCCCGGTGATCCCCGCGTCGAGTTCATGACCGACCTGGGCATGAAGAACAAGCCCGAGATCAACGCGCTCGCCAACGGCACCTTCTACACCGACATCGCCCACGAGCGGTTGAGCACGATCAGCGCCGACCTCACCGTCGTCTTCCCCATCGGCGCCGACGCCCGGCAGCTGCGCGACGACCCGGTGCTGAACCAGATCCCCTCCGCGCGGGCCGGACACCTGCTGGTCCTCGACGACCACGAGCTGACGATGGCCTTCTCGTCCGGCTCCACGCTGGGCATCGGCTACGCCGTCGAGCACGCCGCACCGCGGTTCGCCGCCGCGCTGCGCGGTTCCTGA
- a CDS encoding cytochrome P450, whose protein sequence is MTESIQRDADSQEAACPHARAYPFGDPGALDLDPDYARVRDEEPLTRIRMPYGEQGWLVTRYDDVRTVLADPRFSRSEVLKRDVPRPTPQQVERPGTLVTTDPPEHGRLRRLVAGAFTHRRAESMRPRIRGVVDELVDEMLAGDKPADLVAAVSMPLPVNVICELLGVPREDRHVFHSGAVLSDYTVPADEREATFKSLADYLAVLIAERRARPEGPGDDVLGALISARDTDGDRLSEDELIELWVDILVAGYASIMSVTPDMVVTLLTERDRWDGLVADPGGVPDAVEEMLRVMPTIIESGHSRVATEDVEIAGGTVRAGEAVLPCLPAANRDPAVFDAAEEMRLDRDAGKHIAFGFGPHYCLGASLARVQLQSVLTALVRKVPTLDLVEAVREDSTRVAAAVQGQLLVTW, encoded by the coding sequence ATGACCGAGTCCATCCAACGAGACGCCGACAGCCAGGAAGCCGCCTGCCCGCACGCCCGCGCATACCCCTTCGGCGACCCGGGAGCCCTGGACTTGGACCCCGACTACGCCCGGGTGCGCGACGAGGAGCCGCTGACCCGCATCCGCATGCCCTACGGCGAGCAGGGCTGGCTGGTCACGCGCTACGACGACGTCAGGACGGTGCTGGCCGACCCGCGGTTCTCCCGTTCCGAGGTGCTCAAGCGCGACGTTCCCCGTCCGACGCCCCAGCAGGTCGAGCGGCCCGGAACGCTGGTCACCACCGACCCGCCCGAGCACGGGCGGCTCCGGCGCCTGGTGGCGGGGGCGTTCACCCACCGCCGGGCCGAGTCCATGCGCCCGCGCATCCGCGGGGTCGTCGACGAGCTCGTAGACGAGATGCTGGCCGGGGACAAGCCCGCCGACCTGGTCGCGGCCGTGTCGATGCCGTTGCCGGTCAACGTGATCTGCGAGCTGCTGGGCGTGCCGCGGGAGGACCGCCACGTCTTCCACTCCGGCGCCGTCCTGTCCGACTACACCGTCCCGGCCGACGAACGCGAGGCCACGTTCAAGAGCCTGGCGGACTATCTGGCCGTCCTGATCGCCGAACGCCGCGCCCGTCCGGAAGGCCCCGGGGACGACGTGCTCGGCGCTCTCATCAGCGCGCGCGACACCGACGGCGACCGGCTCTCCGAGGACGAGCTGATCGAGCTCTGGGTGGACATCCTCGTGGCGGGCTACGCGTCGATCATGAGCGTGACTCCCGACATGGTCGTCACCCTGCTGACCGAACGCGACCGGTGGGACGGCCTGGTCGCCGACCCCGGCGGTGTGCCCGACGCGGTCGAGGAGATGCTGCGGGTGATGCCGACCATCATCGAGTCCGGCCACTCGCGGGTCGCGACGGAGGACGTCGAGATCGCCGGCGGCACGGTGCGCGCGGGAGAAGCCGTACTGCCCTGCCTGCCCGCGGCCAACCGCGATCCCGCGGTGTTCGACGCGGCGGAGGAGATGCGCCTGGACCGCGACGCGGGCAAGCACATCGCCTTCGGCTTCGGCCCGCACTACTGCCTCGGCGCGTCGCTGGCCCGGGTGCAGTTGCAGAGCGTGCTGACTGCGCTGGTCAGGAAGGTTCCCACGCTCGACCTCGTGGAGGCCGTCCGCGAGGACTCGACCCGCGTCGCCGCCGCGGTCCAGGGACAGCTGCTGGTCACCTGGTGA
- a CDS encoding DUF1479 domain-containing protein gives MTTAPERTLPELPHWETEPADLSAAIRRIKPALRARIASSGRTVEEVFVAVEHRIAARIAEIRADQARGEGVWPVVDYADVERGTVSAEQRDKVRRRGCLVVRGHFDRDQALAWDAEIVDYVERNRFFENYSGPGDDFFGSVGSKPEIYPIYWSNAQMQARQSDRMARVQAFLNSFWKHESQGVRWFEPDRDALYPDRIRRRPPGSDSGGLGTHCDPGTLDLWMTRSHQQAFRHLFDGTVEQYDPWDAAHRTAASQYPGSTMCSAFRTFQGWTALSDMAHDQGVLHTVPIPEAMAYLMLRPLLPDVPDDDMCGVTTNQVFPADRKWHPMLVEALTGIPDISAGDSVWWHCDMIHSVAPVTDQKGWGNVMYIPAAPWCPRNEAYSESVREAFRTGSSPGDFPEEHYEREWEGRFTPDQLNETGRRGLGLS, from the coding sequence GTGACCACCGCACCCGAGCGCACCCTGCCGGAGCTGCCCCACTGGGAAACCGAGCCCGCGGACCTGTCCGCGGCGATCCGGCGGATCAAGCCCGCCCTGCGGGCGCGCATCGCGTCGTCCGGCCGCACCGTCGAAGAGGTGTTCGTCGCCGTCGAGCACCGCATCGCCGCGCGGATCGCCGAGATCAGGGCGGACCAGGCGCGCGGCGAGGGCGTGTGGCCGGTCGTCGACTACGCCGACGTCGAACGCGGCACCGTGAGCGCCGAGCAGCGCGACAAGGTCCGGCGGCGGGGCTGCCTGGTCGTGCGCGGGCACTTCGACCGCGACCAGGCGCTGGCCTGGGACGCCGAGATCGTCGACTACGTCGAGCGGAACCGGTTCTTCGAGAACTACTCCGGCCCCGGCGACGACTTCTTCGGCAGCGTCGGCTCCAAGCCCGAGATCTACCCGATCTACTGGTCCAACGCGCAGATGCAGGCACGCCAGAGCGACCGGATGGCGCGCGTGCAGGCGTTCCTGAACTCGTTCTGGAAGCACGAGTCGCAGGGCGTGCGGTGGTTCGAGCCCGACCGCGACGCGTTGTACCCCGACCGCATCCGGCGCCGCCCACCGGGATCGGACTCCGGCGGCCTGGGCACCCACTGCGACCCGGGCACCCTCGACCTGTGGATGACCCGGTCCCACCAGCAGGCGTTCCGCCACCTCTTCGACGGCACGGTGGAGCAGTACGACCCGTGGGACGCCGCCCACCGCACCGCCGCGTCGCAGTACCCCGGTTCGACGATGTGCTCGGCGTTCCGGACTTTCCAGGGCTGGACGGCGCTGTCGGACATGGCCCACGACCAGGGCGTCCTGCACACCGTTCCGATCCCCGAGGCCATGGCGTACCTGATGCTGCGGCCACTGCTGCCGGACGTGCCGGATGACGACATGTGCGGCGTCACCACCAACCAGGTCTTCCCAGCGGACCGGAAGTGGCACCCGATGCTGGTGGAGGCCCTCACCGGCATCCCCGACATCTCGGCGGGCGACTCGGTGTGGTGGCACTGCGACATGATCCACAGCGTCGCGCCGGTAACCGACCAGAAGGGCTGGGGCAACGTCATGTACATCCCCGCCGCCCCCTGGTGCCCGCGCAACGAGGCGTACTCGGAGAGCGTGCGCGAGGCGTTCCGGACCGGCTCCAGCCCCGGCGACTTCCCCGAGGAGCACTACGAGCGGGAGTGGGAGGGGCGCTTCACCCCCGATCAGCTCAACGAGACGGGCAGGCGCGGGCTCGGCCTGAGCTGA
- a CDS encoding ROK family transcriptional regulator, producing the protein MSSAKPSLELLRTLTDEHVLRAVMAHGRLTRTEIAALTGISKPTVSESVRRLSEAGVLADTGERTTGRGRAGSYYSLSQRCGTALVASITPHGVSAEAVDAFGQVVARSSARLGRSSGPVPAAEALAQAAAELRREVPGGLRCAVVSAADPVDRASGRLVELPDVPFVVGELDPGAVLAPLVDGEVRVDNDVNWAARAERGDGCAAGVDEFVYLHLGEGLGCAVVSDGQVRRGHRGLAGEIAHLHTEGPDGRAAVLTEVFAALGLRHEASTAIDVEALRKAVGAGGVEAERLLDALARAVCGVLSAAVALVDPQLVVLGGPWGGEPAVARVVGERFAGSPRAVPVAQAQVAEPELAGARAQALEDLRELVVSGPRGLATTGASS; encoded by the coding sequence ATGTCCTCCGCCAAGCCGTCGCTGGAACTGCTGCGCACGCTCACCGACGAGCACGTGTTGCGCGCGGTCATGGCCCACGGGCGGCTGACCCGCACCGAGATCGCCGCGCTCACGGGCATCTCCAAGCCGACGGTGTCCGAAAGCGTGCGGAGGCTGAGCGAGGCCGGCGTGCTGGCCGACACGGGGGAGCGGACGACCGGCCGCGGACGGGCGGGCTCCTACTACTCGCTCTCGCAGCGCTGCGGAACGGCCCTGGTCGCGAGCATCACCCCGCACGGTGTGAGCGCCGAAGCGGTGGACGCCTTCGGTCAGGTCGTCGCCCGGTCCTCGGCCCGTCTCGGCAGGTCCTCGGGGCCGGTGCCGGCCGCCGAAGCGCTCGCCCAGGCCGCCGCCGAGCTGCGGCGGGAGGTTCCCGGTGGGCTGCGCTGCGCGGTGGTGAGCGCCGCGGATCCCGTCGACCGCGCCAGCGGCCGGCTCGTGGAGCTGCCGGATGTGCCGTTCGTGGTCGGCGAGCTCGACCCGGGCGCGGTGCTGGCCCCGCTGGTCGACGGCGAGGTGCGGGTCGACAACGACGTCAACTGGGCGGCCCGCGCCGAACGCGGCGACGGCTGCGCCGCGGGCGTCGACGAGTTCGTCTATCTCCACCTCGGCGAAGGTCTCGGATGCGCGGTGGTGTCCGACGGTCAGGTGCGCCGCGGGCACCGCGGTCTGGCAGGCGAGATAGCCCATCTCCACACCGAGGGCCCCGACGGCAGGGCCGCGGTGCTCACGGAGGTGTTCGCGGCCCTCGGGCTGCGCCACGAGGCGTCCACCGCCATCGACGTCGAAGCGCTGCGCAAGGCCGTCGGTGCCGGCGGAGTGGAGGCGGAACGCCTGCTCGACGCGCTCGCGCGTGCCGTGTGCGGAGTCCTGTCGGCCGCCGTCGCGCTGGTGGACCCGCAACTGGTCGTCCTGGGCGGGCCGTGGGGCGGCGAGCCCGCGGTGGCCCGGGTCGTGGGTGAGCGGTTCGCCGGGTCGCCGCGCGCCGTGCCGGTCGCGCAGGCGCAGGTCGCCGAGCCGGAGCTGGCGGGCGCCCGCGCGCAGGCGCTGGAGGACCTGCGGGAGCTCGTCGTCTCCGGCCCGCGTGGTCTCGCGACCACCGGCGCGTCGAGCTGA
- a CDS encoding DUF2630 family protein — MSDDQNIIGTVSSLVDEEHRLRTEAQQGRIASEEEQRRLADIEARLDQCWDLLRRRRARREIGDDPDAASPAPVAEVENYQQ, encoded by the coding sequence GTGAGCGACGACCAGAACATCATCGGCACGGTGAGCTCCCTGGTCGACGAGGAGCACCGGCTGCGCACGGAGGCGCAGCAGGGCCGGATCGCCTCCGAGGAGGAGCAGCGACGGCTCGCCGACATCGAGGCCCGCCTGGACCAGTGCTGGGACCTGCTGCGGCGCCGCCGGGCACGGCGCGAGATCGGTGACGATCCCGACGCGGCGTCGCCCGCACCGGTCGCGGAAGTCGAGAACTACCAGCAGTGA